The window TCTAAGAGTGCAATCTTGTTGGTTGCCTTTTCATGTATCATTTCAAGTTCGTCCAACATCAATTCCATCATCTTATGCTCCTTCAAAGCAGCCTGGAATTGTTTTTGAAGCTCTTTCTTTCCAGCAAAACATTATCAAACTCGATTTccagaaattgaaaaaattgttgCAACTGCATGAAATCAACCATTATCAAGTATAAAAAGGGaaaaacaaattttgtataATCTGTCCAAGTAGCCTATGTGATACTCCAATACTACAATCACTTATTGACTGAAACTAGTAAAGTTCCCAGAAGCCACCAACCCATGTAACCAGAGAAAATTCAATTGTCAATCATATGAACTTTCAACTATAGTCACTTGAGACTGATGAATGAAAACGAACAAACAAAATGTTGAACTACACTTGTCCAACTGATGGTAATAAGTAAAATAGTTCAAACTATTGTTCAATAACTCAGGCTGCAAAGAACTCAATGGTACGATTCTGCCTTTCGAAGTCTTAAACAACTTACTAACGTAATATTTTATGCTTTAGAATATTAAGGATTCTCTAATCTTTACTAGAAACACCGTAATTATTTGATCGTTCCAAACTTTTCACTTTAATATCATACCCATTTATGGCTAACATACTAGTTAAAAGTAGTTTGAGTACTCAGTTAACTCCTACTTGCAAGCAAATGAAAGTCATGGAGATGTTGTCTATAAAAAATCTACTACCGTAATTTGAAGAATATTTTGCTTTATACATATTTTCCACAAAGACAAACctatgataaaaaaaaacagagaaaagaaacacaaacaaaatatatcattgTTGAACAAGCACAGATGACAATCAAGAAACAATGGAGCGAGAGGGCTAACCTGCCTTCCCCTTCGTAAAGCAGCTAAAATTCGTCCAGGAAGAGAGACAATTGCAATTATCCACACAAAGTTGTCCAAAATATGTTTAAGTGAAGACTGACCGAGGTCTTCAACAGCTTCAACCAAGTttgaacaacaacaacaaaggTTTTCAAGATAAATGAGCATGTACGCATGAAAAACGAGAAAGGCCTCGTGACCAATAATATTGTAACATTAAGGAATTCTAAAGAAAAGCCATTGAACCCACCAGTACCACTACCTTTGTTGCTGAACTACATGCCAATGACCTTTTCGAAGCTGTAACCAGATTTATTGAACCCAGTTCTGCAAAACAAACAAATCCCTTCAACCAAACTGGACCGAGGAAGCCATATAATCAATTGAGCAGGTAAGAAGTTGATACCAAATTTTCATGAAAAGCTATTCACTAAGATAAGAACTTCATAACAAAAGGATGACAATGAACCTTTTTACTAACTGAATCGTAACATAAAAGACGAAAGAATAAACTAGTATTAAGAATAAGCATGGTTATGACATTATGTATTATCTCACCTTGAAGCATGGTCAAAGATTGctttttgaaaccagaatacgGATCGATCTTATGCTTTTTcatgtttatgacattttgtatcTTCCCTCCTTTTCTCTTACAAAATTCTAACTAAACCAATCTTTGAGTGTAGTGTAATCCAtctaaaaaagatgaaaatgcTAAAACAAGCACAAAAGTGGCGATTAACGTACATGGCTTGTAGGCATATAAAGGAAGAGATTGAACGCAGCAAATAGCCTTTACTGTAGATGTTCCTTTGGAAATGAATTCATGGTTCTTAGGTAGGTTAGCTTTCTTCGAATTTACTCTCCTTGAAACTTCAGAACTGGGTAGCTTatggtttttattttatcatttggttggagtgttgagattttattgtaattatttgttTCTATCTTTGGGATGTTTGAATTCCTCGATTGGAAGTTTTCCGTAACTTCCTTAGTTCCTTggtaatattttcatttgatcAACAAAAATTTTCTGTTTCGATGTTAAAAGAATCAAGGTAATAATGGGACAAATGCGGATAGGGAGAAATGCAAGAGTTCTTATTAAAAGAAAGGGGATGGGGAGAAACTATGGCCTCTGTCAAGGTTCCACCTTCAGTTTGGTGAACTTTTTCTAACTCACGAGCCCCTTAGTGCACAGGATTTTAGAAtgttttcccttctctttttactttaaatagtatcaaagaaactttttagttctttttatggGGGAGAAACTTACCTAAAGAGACTTAACAGAGTAACAAAAGAATGCAGCACTAAACGGTGGTTATAACTGAAAGCATGCAGCATTTTCTTTGGCGATAACAACCTCCACTTTTAGAGATATTCCTTTGTTTTACTTGTAACTTTATCCTTTCCCGGCAAGGGTTTGTGTTTTATTTTCATGTATGGTTTGCCTTCTACTTCCCTTTAACAAGCCCTTTTGTAGTCCTTTTAGTGCACTCATGACCTCAcgttaaatgttttttttctcCAAATTAAAGTTGTGCCTTCATTAATTCATTAATGAAATAGTAATGAATAAAGGAATGGAAATACCTTATACTACATAAAGCTTGGGGTTTAAAAGCTGTGTTTCTATCTCATACACACACAAATTACCTCAGCACATATTCTACTAACGGTTGAAACGGTTTCTACTGGATGTAATCCACACAATGTCTCAGCCCCAAGAAGAATTGCATCACTTCCTGCAAACTCATGAGAAGACAGGTTATAAAAAAACGTCATACAATCATATCCCCTGTCAAGAATGGAACTAAGAACCCTGATTCATACTAAATAGAATGATACAATTGAACATAAAatagataaattttaaaaagttcaaCCCAATCTTCAGCATCATTAAAAAGAACCATGACTTAAAAAATCCCTACATCTTCGGTCTTTAAACAATAGAgatttaaaaattgaataacTCACCATCAAGTACAGCATTGGCAACATCGGTAGCTACTGCACGTGTAGGTCTCAAGTTGTTAGTCATGCTGTCTACCACACGAGTTAAAACAGCAGGCTTTCCAGCCATATTACATCTATAAAGGGCAGTTTTCTGAAACAAAAGCACCTGTAACAATGTAGAAAACAGAAATAATCAATCCTAACGTAACCATGGTAAAGAATACGAGTAAAAAGTGAGCTGACAATGACTTACCTCTACACTTTCAATCTTTGCAAATATTTGAGTTTGGTTAAGGTCACCTAGCTTAGAAAGAAATTGTCGAGCCtacataaaaatttaatttagcaatcaATATCCTCTATTGTAATAATCAACATAGTCAAATCACCCACAATTGATCATTTGTTTAAAGTGAAGACTCAATGCAAGGAAATAATACTTGTCAAACATCTTCCACATGTCTAGCATGTGACAGAGAGAGGAAGTCAATCTTGTTTTTTACTCCCCACGTAGCTATGATCTAAAGTCACCAGTCAGCATCAAAAAATACTATGAGCTACCAATCATGTTAAGGTTGTATAAGCTAATTGCAAGCAATCAAAGAGACTTAACAGACATAACAAACAGGAAACTGAAGAATGTTACTCTTTGCCTTTCTCAGTAAGTGTTGGAAGATCAATGTGAATTTCAGCAGCATGCAAAGTGTACATTGTACCAACCAACGTGGCAGAGTTCTTTACCACACAACCAACATCATCTCCTTTCACTTCGAAAACCTGATAAATCCCCGACAGACATAACTCAGCATAACATCATTTACCACGATTCCTTACAgtgaaaaaaaatttgaagatcCCTACCAATATGCCCCATTACCTCCAACCAGACAGATGTTTCACTTCCAGTAAAGAGGTACTGACCAAGAAAAAGGGTGTCTCCTTTCTTAACGACCTATATAagaaaatttcaagtttagtaATATGAAGGAGATTATTGTATAATCAATGCAGTGAATGAAAGAACGCCCATCTTTTATAAACTTTGACTTTGCAAAATATCTTATTTGCATAAactaaagaatattaaaatctTAACCTCTTAtcaatttttaatgaaaaactcACGTGTCTTGATACGATGCAATTTTGACTGAGTAAATTGCATCAGGCAACAGACACGATGTAGACAAGTAATTAAATCATTAGTATAGTCAGTTAACATTAGTTTAGTTGATGATTTTAGATTAAATAATAGTTtggatttatttatttgtttgttttattttcttgtatAACAACAAATAGCCACTTCTAGAAATATACGAGGGGCTTTTCaatatcaatttaaaataaaactttaattcATAGAAAGTTTTTCCTGAACTTCAGGGCTACAGATTTTCCTTGTTTGGCTGTGGATTTGGCATGATCTAAAATGTTCTACAAGTAGTATGAAGTTTTATAGTATTTCCCAACCTTTGAAAGTCCACCATAATTTGTAGGTAGCAGCTCCGAAGATGCCTCTAGTTCTTGATTGGGTGTTAGAACAACAAACCCATCTTCCTGAAGAGAGATAGATTTCTCACTTTAGTAACCAACACCTCAGGACCCGCTGTATCCAGCATAACCTGAAAAAAGCAGAAGAATTAGCTTACTTATTCTTTGGCCAAGTTACTAAGAAAATGGTAGGAAAGTTCAAAGGATAAAATATACACTCAAACGTATTAAAAACGAACGTACAGCACAAAGTTTCTTGGTGCTTTTAACAGCAATCTTCAAATTTTCCAAAGTCTCTTGATGGTAATCTGGACTGCCCCATGAAATGTCGAACCGAGTAACTAGCAGCCACCaaagaaagaatagaaaaacaaaagttCCCTACTATAACTCAAACGCATTACCCACTAGAAACAAAGGGAGAGTTGCTAAGGAAGCCAACCATACCAGACATTCCAGCCGTCAAACAAGCAGAAATAACTTGTACAGATCGAGAGTTAGGACCCAGAGTACCAACAATCTTAGTCATTGTAGGAAAGAAGCTCCAGAAAACAAGAGGgcaacaaacaacaaaatttcAAGGGGCCtcaaatacaagaaaaaaatgCAATCTTTTCAAGATATCCCAAACCTTCACTCCTAACTTCtcgatcaaatcttatgtttcCAAAACTCGTAAGCTTATCAAAACTAGTAGTAAAGCTTGTTGAAATTGATCTCAATGTTCTCATGAGCGTGTTTCTTCGATAGACGAAGGTTTGCTTTCACTGTGTGCAGGTGAAAACTTTCTGGACTCCTGGACAGGGGACAAAGCAAGTGGAACAGATGAACCAACAAATACTTCTACTATTTGATTTTGAAGAAGAGAATCACAGGAGATGGGGTACATCAGAAGAATTTCAACCGCACACAGAAAACAGATAAAAAATAGTACAGTTGACAACCCAAGAGCCATTTAActgaaatatttcctaaatGATTAGCTGGTAATTATTTTATCTTAGAAGAGAACTAGAATTCACCCTGGTCTATAGACAATACATAGAGAAATGACAATATGATGTGAGCAATTGttactaaaggaaaaaaatagtttactgACAATGAATTGAAGTAGTCTTTCCTTTGTAATTGAATAATTTAAAGAGTGATCTAATGaatgttataaaaaataaatgagggGAGAGAAACTCGACCATGGAGAGAAAATGGACAGTGAATGAAGTaccaaaaaaaacaaactagcgAATGCAGTCATtagttaaaataaaaccatCTTCAAAAGTAGTCATAACTCAACCAAATGGCACTATATTTTCTACAAACCCAACTTCTTTTTACTTTAGAAATGTTCAATTTGTGTTAGTTCCTACACACAAAAAGGTTTCGAACTCCTGAAATGGATAGAATTACAGGGCTACAGGTTATAGTATTTTTGTGAACCTAAAGCAATTATGAAGCATAACCAAGTagcaaacacaaacacaaacacttGATGAAACTTCTAACAGTCACAAAAACTTTGGAAGTTAGTAGTGCAAAGAAAGAAAGTGAGAGAAGTCAGTTCTGGCTTAAAAAATCCCTTTTGACGCCTTCCCAACTTCCCGGATGCAGTTGAACCCCTTGAAAATGACCATAACTGACTCAAATTacagtaaaaaatcaaattgagtgAACACATGGCAAGTGGGTTCAATTCCTTTTACCACAGAAAACTATAATACAAGTTCTTTCACTTCTTAGAACCCAAATTCCACAACCACAGTTatgcaagaagaagaacaacaacaaaaatgccTCTTAAACTCCAACGAGAAATACAGAACTTGAATTCCAAAAGGGAAACTTACCTCCGTACTTCCATGGATAGGGGTGCACTTAGGTGCGCATATTAGCACGAGGAAGATAAAAACCTTCATTAGAAGCCGAGTAACGTCTGCCATTGTGGATACACACTCCTCTGTTAAATTTTCTACACCAGATTTTACATCTTCTCTAATCTGTGAGATGATTCAGCATAAGAcgaaattaatttttcatattacaggaaaatatcatttcaccac is drawn from Cucumis melo cultivar AY chromosome 11, USDA_Cmelo_AY_1.0, whole genome shotgun sequence and contains these coding sequences:
- the LOC103503100 gene encoding pyruvate kinase 2, cytosolic-like isoform X14; translated protein: MTKIVGTLGPNSRSVQVISACLMAGMSVAQFDFSWGSPDYHQVTLENLKIAVKSTKKLCAVMLDTAGPEVLVVTKVKFISLQKDGFVVLTPNQELEASSELLPINYGGLSKVVKKGDTLFLGQYLFTGSETSVWLEARQFLSKLGDLNQTQIFAKIESVEVLLFQKTALYRCNMAGKPAVLTRVVDSMTNNLRPTRAVATDVANAVLDGSDAILLGAETLCGLHPVETVSTVSRICAENWVQ